In Chitinivibrionia bacterium, a single window of DNA contains:
- a CDS encoding FKBP-type peptidyl-prolyl cis-trans isomerase: protein MEEVRSRFPNLVEAKGGFFYILEREGEGDTPPRGTRISTHYTGKLLDGTVFDSSVRRNQVFRFTVGAGEVIEGWDLAFLSMRRGEKRTIVLPPDLAYGSRGAGGVIPPNAWLIFEVELVDF, encoded by the coding sequence GTGGAAGAAGTCAGAAGCCGCTTTCCCAACTTGGTTGAGGCTAAAGGCGGGTTTTTCTATATACTCGAAAGAGAAGGCGAAGGCGATACTCCTCCGAGAGGCACAAGGATTTCTACGCATTACACAGGCAAACTTTTGGACGGCACGGTTTTTGACAGTTCTGTCAGAAGAAACCAAGTATTTAGATTTACAGTCGGCGCAGGCGAGGTTATTGAAGGTTGGGATTTAGCATTTTTGTCGATGAGAAGAGGCGAAAAGCGTACCATAGTTCTACCACCCGATTTGGCTTACGGTTCTCGCGGAGCAGGCGGCGTAATACCACCCAACGCTTGGCTTATTTTTGAAGTAGAATTGGTTGATTTTTAA
- a CDS encoding UDP-glucose 6-dehydrogenase, with protein MSKEFETKILCIGAGYVGGPTMAVIAQKCPNVKVTVVDINKARIDAWNSENLPIYEPGLYEVVKEARGRNLFFSTESEKEIADADIIFVSVNTPTKQYGIGAGKASDLQFLEKTARTILAAANTNKIIVEKSTLPVRTAEAMERILNSNEKGLHFEVLSNPEFLAEGTAITDLHNPDRVLIGSMETESGIAARNKVVDIYANWVPREKIITSNVWSSELSKLVANAFLAQRVSSINAISELCEKTHADVQEISKAIGTDTRIGSKFLNASVGFGGSCFKKDVLNLVYIAESNGLPEVAEYWEWVIKMNDHQTNRFVQNIIRSSFNTVAGKRIAMLGFAFKKDTGDTRETPAFYVAKQLRDEQAQVVISDPQALDNAKIDLKATDGIAYETDPYKAAEGAHAIAILTEWDLYKTLDYEKIYKTMVKPAMIFDGRNILDHQKLYDIGFNVYRIGKTPLLHKETALI; from the coding sequence ATGTCTAAGGAATTTGAAACGAAAATTTTGTGTATCGGCGCGGGATACGTCGGCGGTCCGACTATGGCGGTTATCGCTCAGAAATGTCCTAATGTAAAGGTGACGGTTGTCGATATAAACAAAGCAAGAATTGATGCTTGGAACAGTGAAAACCTGCCGATTTACGAGCCGGGACTTTATGAAGTCGTAAAAGAAGCGCGCGGCAGAAATTTGTTTTTCTCGACAGAATCGGAAAAAGAAATCGCGGACGCCGACATCATTTTTGTATCTGTAAATACGCCCACAAAACAATACGGAATAGGCGCGGGCAAAGCAAGCGATTTGCAATTTTTGGAAAAAACAGCGCGAACAATCCTTGCCGCCGCAAACACAAACAAAATTATCGTTGAAAAAAGCACTCTGCCTGTACGCACCGCCGAAGCAATGGAGCGCATTCTCAATTCAAACGAAAAAGGGCTTCATTTTGAAGTTTTGTCAAACCCCGAATTTTTGGCGGAAGGAACGGCAATCACCGATTTGCACAATCCCGACAGAGTTCTTATCGGCTCAATGGAAACCGAAAGCGGAATAGCGGCTCGAAATAAAGTTGTTGACATTTATGCAAATTGGGTTCCTCGCGAAAAAATTATCACAAGCAACGTTTGGAGTTCGGAATTGTCGAAATTGGTGGCAAACGCGTTTTTGGCGCAAAGAGTTTCGTCTATTAACGCGATTTCGGAGTTGTGCGAAAAAACACACGCCGACGTTCAGGAAATCTCAAAAGCAATCGGAACGGACACAAGAATTGGCTCCAAATTTTTGAATGCAAGCGTAGGTTTTGGCGGAAGTTGCTTCAAAAAAGACGTTTTGAACTTGGTTTACATTGCCGAAAGCAACGGACTTCCCGAAGTCGCCGAATACTGGGAATGGGTTATTAAAATGAACGACCACCAAACAAATCGTTTTGTACAGAATATTATCCGCTCCTCGTTTAACACGGTTGCAGGCAAAAGAATAGCGATGTTGGGTTTTGCATTTAAAAAAGATACGGGCGATACTCGTGAAACGCCTGCTTTCTATGTTGCCAAACAACTTCGCGACGAGCAGGCGCAAGTCGTGATTTCAGACCCGCAAGCGCTTGACAACGCAAAAATCGACCTCAAAGCCACTGATGGAATTGCATACGAAACAGACCCGTATAAAGCCGCAGAGGGCGCGCACGCAATTGCGATTTTGACCGAATGGGACTTGTATAAAACGCTTGATTACGAAAAAATTTACAAGACTATGGTAAAACCCGCAATGATTTTCGACGGCAGAAATATTTTAGACCACCAAAAACTCTACGACATCGGGTTTAACGTGTACAGAATTGGAAAAACACCGCTTCTCCACAAGGAAACAGCGTTAATTTAA
- a CDS encoding type II toxin-antitoxin system RelE/ParE family toxin, translating to MNMVYKVVPSPKFEKDLKKIGKSNATEIIKWIEKNLENTQNPREKGKQLKYDFQEYWRYRIGDFRLLVEIIDNKLILSLITVAHRREIYG from the coding sequence ATGAATATGGTGTATAAAGTTGTCCCCAGTCCAAAATTTGAAAAAGATTTAAAAAAAATTGGCAAATCGAATGCGACAGAAATTATTAAATGGATAGAAAAAAATTTAGAAAACACCCAAAATCCGCGCGAAAAAGGAAAGCAACTTAAGTATGATTTTCAAGAATATTGGCGTTATCGCATCGGTGATTTCAGATTACTTGTAGAAATAATTGACAACAAACTAATATTAAGTTTAATAACAGTTGCTCACAGACGAGAAATTTATGGATAA
- a CDS encoding DUF1778 domain-containing protein: MVNTATLNIKTDNETKKMIKTAATKLGLSMNAFVVAVVRQAAKSKNLEDFYLNKIHEAEIYNYRHRHEVKSWSALKNEYGV; the protein is encoded by the coding sequence ATGGTAAACACGGCAACATTAAACATAAAGACCGATAACGAAACAAAAAAAATGATAAAAACCGCGGCAACTAAACTTGGCTTGTCGATGAATGCGTTTGTTGTAGCGGTAGTCAGACAAGCGGCTAAATCTAAAAATCTTGAAGATTTTTATTTAAACAAAATACACGAAGCGGAAATTTACAACTACCGTCATAGACACGAAGTAAAATCTTGGAGCGCGCTGAAAAATGAATATGGTGTATAA
- the aspS gene encoding aspartate--tRNA ligase has translation MANLYRTHTCGELSKQNIGAEVKVSGWIHNRRDHGGVLFIDLRDHYGITQVVIYPDNPNQYAIGHLPKETVVKFSGVVIARLDENINPNMKTGEIEITASDCEVLGECGTLPFPVFPETEAPEDTRLTHRYIDLRKEKLHNNIIMRSKVIAHLRTKMIEHGFMEFQTPILTSSSPEGARDYLVPSRVHPGKFYALPQAPQQFKQLLMVSGFDKYFQIAPCFRDEDARADRSPGEFYQLDIEMSFVEQNDVFAILEDVLSDTFNKFGTHKVVSGTDSKAFVRIPYRESMLKYGSDKPDLRIPIEMCETGDIFAQSGFEAFAKAVKNGSVIRAIPVKNCANQPRSFFDKMVAYAQSIGAKGLAYLTWKDGEVKGPILKFLDDATVAKIVERTKAGDGDVVFFMCDEEHIASDIAGKLRVKLGQDLDIIEKGVYKFCWIVDYPMFELNRETNKIEFSHNPFSMPQGEMDALLNKNPLDILAYQYDIVVNGVELSSGAIRNHRPEIMYKAFEIAGYGKEVVEEKFGGMINAFKLGAPPHGGIAPGVDRMVMLLTNESNIREVIAFPMNQKAQDLMMGAPAEVSQLQMRELYLKHNLPKLD, from the coding sequence ATGGCGAATTTGTATCGCACGCACACTTGCGGGGAACTCTCTAAACAGAATATCGGAGCAGAAGTAAAAGTCAGCGGTTGGATACACAACAGACGCGACCACGGCGGAGTGCTTTTTATTGATTTGCGCGACCACTACGGCATTACACAGGTTGTGATTTACCCCGACAATCCCAATCAATACGCAATCGGACACTTGCCGAAAGAAACTGTTGTCAAATTTTCGGGAGTTGTTATTGCTCGCTTAGACGAAAATATTAACCCCAATATGAAAACAGGTGAAATCGAAATTACGGCGAGCGACTGCGAAGTTTTGGGCGAGTGCGGCACACTTCCGTTCCCTGTTTTCCCGGAAACAGAAGCACCCGAAGATACGCGCCTTACGCATCGCTACATTGACCTGAGAAAAGAAAAATTGCACAACAATATTATTATGCGAAGCAAGGTTATAGCGCATTTGCGGACAAAAATGATAGAACACGGATTTATGGAGTTTCAAACTCCTATTTTGACCTCGTCGTCGCCCGAAGGCGCGCGCGATTATTTGGTGCCGAGCCGTGTTCACCCGGGAAAATTTTACGCTCTTCCCCAAGCGCCGCAACAATTTAAGCAGCTTTTGATGGTTTCGGGCTTCGATAAATATTTTCAGATAGCACCGTGTTTTCGCGACGAAGACGCTCGCGCCGACAGAAGTCCCGGCGAATTTTATCAGCTGGATATCGAAATGTCGTTTGTAGAGCAAAACGATGTTTTTGCGATTTTGGAAGACGTACTCTCCGATACTTTCAACAAATTCGGAACGCACAAGGTTGTTTCGGGGACGGACAGTAAGGCATTCGTGCGTATTCCTTATCGCGAGTCAATGCTTAAATACGGAAGCGACAAACCCGACTTACGCATACCGATTGAAATGTGCGAAACGGGCGATATTTTTGCCCAAAGCGGTTTTGAAGCATTTGCAAAAGCAGTGAAAAACGGCAGTGTAATTCGCGCTATTCCCGTGAAAAACTGCGCAAATCAGCCGCGTTCGTTTTTTGATAAAATGGTTGCCTACGCTCAATCAATAGGCGCAAAAGGACTTGCGTATCTTACTTGGAAAGACGGCGAAGTAAAAGGTCCCATACTTAAATTTTTGGATGACGCGACAGTAGCAAAAATTGTTGAACGCACAAAAGCGGGCGACGGCGACGTTGTGTTTTTTATGTGCGACGAAGAGCATATTGCAAGCGACATTGCAGGCAAATTGCGCGTAAAACTCGGACAGGATTTGGATATTATCGAAAAAGGCGTTTATAAATTTTGCTGGATAGTCGACTATCCGATGTTTGAATTGAACCGCGAAACCAACAAAATCGAATTTTCGCACAACCCGTTCTCAATGCCGCAGGGCGAAATGGACGCGCTTCTTAACAAAAATCCGCTCGACATTCTGGCGTATCAATACGATATTGTTGTGAACGGCGTGGAACTTTCTTCGGGCGCAATCCGAAATCACCGTCCTGAAATTATGTATAAGGCGTTTGAAATCGCAGGCTACGGTAAAGAAGTTGTTGAAGAAAAATTCGGCGGAATGATTAACGCGTTTAAACTCGGCGCGCCTCCGCACGGCGGAATTGCTCCCGGGGTGGACAGAATGGTTATGCTTTTAACAAACGAAAGCAATATCCGTGAAGTTATAGCGTTTCCGATGAACCAGAAGGCGCAAGATTTGATGATGGGAGCGCCCGCTGAAGTCAGCCAATTGCAAATGAGAGAGTTGTATCTTAAGCACAATTTGCCGAAATTGGACTAA
- a CDS encoding NAD(P)-dependent glycerol-3-phosphate dehydrogenase, producing the protein MMIGILGAGGWAIALSVLLDSNGHSVKMWEFNKKEAELLQKKREHPIKLPGIIIPDDIEITTSVADLFENCDYIVIAVPTQFVRATMKTLVQEIDIEKIVNVRGWVVVSKGIEIGSDAILSQVITQEIPKITMDKLAVLSGPSHAEEVGRKVPTAVVAASTNEDLAKEVQQIFSNSVFRVYTSTDIVGVEIAGSVKNVIALAAGACDGLGFGDNTKGALLTRGMVEMIRLGKKMGADEHTFSGLAGFGDLITTCCSKHSRNRNFGEMLAKGLSLQEAQEKMAMVAEGVTTCKSLYSLAQKLGVEMPITTEIYNSLYNGKSPQNAMVDLMTRALKAERIA; encoded by the coding sequence ATGATGATTGGTATTTTGGGAGCGGGCGGATGGGCTATTGCGTTGTCGGTTTTGCTTGACAGCAATGGGCACAGCGTTAAAATGTGGGAGTTTAACAAAAAAGAAGCGGAACTCCTGCAAAAAAAGCGCGAACATCCAATCAAACTTCCCGGTATAATAATCCCTGACGACATCGAAATCACAACATCTGTCGCCGACTTGTTTGAGAATTGCGATTATATTGTTATTGCAGTTCCCACGCAATTTGTTAGGGCGACTATGAAAACGCTGGTTCAGGAAATCGATATTGAAAAAATAGTAAATGTTCGTGGGTGGGTTGTTGTTTCCAAAGGCATAGAAATAGGAAGCGACGCTATTCTGAGCCAAGTTATAACGCAGGAAATCCCGAAAATAACAATGGATAAACTTGCGGTTTTGTCGGGACCGTCGCACGCCGAAGAGGTCGGACGAAAAGTTCCCACGGCAGTCGTTGCCGCCTCAACAAACGAAGACCTTGCAAAAGAAGTTCAGCAGATTTTTTCAAACAGTGTTTTCAGGGTTTACACCTCGACCGATATTGTCGGCGTGGAAATTGCGGGAAGCGTAAAAAACGTTATCGCTCTTGCGGCAGGCGCTTGCGATGGTTTGGGTTTCGGCGACAACACAAAAGGCGCGCTTCTTACGCGAGGAATGGTGGAAATGATACGCTTGGGCAAAAAAATGGGCGCGGACGAACACACTTTCAGCGGACTTGCGGGATTTGGCGACCTTATTACGACCTGCTGTTCCAAACATTCGCGAAACAGAAATTTTGGCGAAATGTTGGCAAAAGGTTTAAGTTTGCAGGAAGCTCAAGAGAAAATGGCAATGGTCGCAGAAGGTGTTACAACTTGCAAGTCGTTATATTCGCTTGCGCAAAAACTGGGAGTGGAAATGCCCATAACAACTGAAATTTACAACTCGTTATATAATGGAAAAAGTCCTCAAAACGCAATGGTGGACTTAATGACGCGCGCCTTAAAAGCGGAGCGAATTGCGTGA
- the acpS gene encoding holo-ACP synthase, which produces MIIGVGVDICDVNRIAKIAEKPHWKNFQKKVFSDGEIEYCLKMKNSAPHFAVRWAVKEAFYKALPDNLQQISSWKSIEYINNGEKKPSVRVLDEKLAVALKVGKISKIHCSVSHEKEICAAQIILENCGGQE; this is translated from the coding sequence GTGATAATCGGAGTAGGTGTGGATATTTGTGATGTAAATCGTATAGCAAAAATAGCGGAAAAACCGCATTGGAAAAACTTTCAGAAAAAGGTTTTCTCGGACGGTGAAATCGAATATTGCCTGAAAATGAAAAATTCTGCGCCTCATTTTGCTGTTCGTTGGGCGGTAAAAGAAGCGTTTTACAAGGCGTTGCCCGACAATTTACAGCAAATATCGTCGTGGAAATCAATCGAATATATAAATAACGGCGAAAAAAAACCGTCCGTTCGTGTTTTGGACGAAAAACTTGCAGTTGCGCTTAAAGTCGGTAAAATCTCAAAAATTCATTGCTCGGTAAGCCACGAAAAAGAAATTTGTGCGGCGCAAATAATACTGGAAAACTGCGGAGGACAAGAGTAA
- a CDS encoding DUF21 domain-containing protein, giving the protein MVAYFLLFIFAWVVSFFCSGYEAGFLSVSEFKINALAQKGNKSAKIMTTLLKNKEKVLTTLLIGNTITLVLLTFAFGKIIFGIFQEINALLQTIILTAFVFITCELFPKSLFRIYSFELTYKLSYFIYPIYILFLPISSIFKLISSKFSKNGETLEQDYKLHDVAAEGVRRRLLPIGVSILVNKFKNKTLSLQEICINVQTTGVRGEKNVALNPAQPIEEIIKSKLLFNCDTVECDYGGNKKFYYPTAAILDAFFRK; this is encoded by the coding sequence ATGGTCGCATATTTTTTGCTTTTTATATTTGCGTGGGTCGTATCTTTCTTTTGTTCGGGATATGAGGCAGGTTTTCTTTCGGTAAGTGAATTTAAGATAAACGCCCTTGCGCAAAAAGGCAATAAATCTGCAAAAATTATGACTACGCTTCTCAAAAACAAGGAAAAAGTCCTGACAACCCTGCTTATCGGAAACACGATAACGCTTGTTCTTCTGACTTTCGCGTTCGGAAAAATAATATTCGGCATATTTCAAGAAATTAACGCTTTATTGCAAACAATAATTCTGACGGCGTTTGTGTTTATTACCTGCGAGCTTTTTCCAAAATCCCTTTTCAGAATTTATTCCTTTGAGCTAACGTATAAATTATCATATTTTATCTACCCGATATATATTCTTTTCCTTCCGATTTCGTCGATTTTTAAACTTATTTCTTCAAAATTCAGCAAAAACGGCGAAACTTTGGAACAAGATTACAAACTCCACGATGTTGCGGCGGAGGGTGTTAGGCGACGACTTTTGCCGATAGGGGTATCTATTTTGGTAAATAAGTTTAAGAACAAAACGCTTTCATTGCAGGAAATTTGCATAAATGTGCAGACAACAGGCGTTCGCGGCGAAAAAAATGTTGCCTTAAACCCCGCACAACCTATAGAAGAAATAATAAAATCCAAATTGCTTTTTAATTGCGACACGGTTGAATGTGATTACGGAGGAAATAAGAAATTTTACTATCCGACAGCGGCAATTTTGGACGCTTTTTTCAGAAAATGA
- the rsmG gene encoding 16S rRNA (guanine(527)-N(7))-methyltransferase RsmG produces MSNRNIFYDFLKSKLDSRADEVLVKFDLFFEQLVKINSQINLFSRQTNIDDLWTLHFLDSLLILDTPADLDKKIICDIGTGGGLPAIPLAIIYPQSQIFMLDSKKKKLSAIENICAELGLSNCKTIHTRIEEAPLYFEKHFDIITSRALKILPEFVPPMRKTMKNGAKIYLYKSAILDDCEQFADKKQYDVSREYLGKRVIVEIN; encoded by the coding sequence GTGAGCAACAGGAATATTTTTTACGATTTTCTTAAAAGCAAATTAGACAGCAGAGCGGACGAAGTTTTAGTAAAATTCGACTTGTTTTTTGAACAATTAGTTAAAATAAATTCTCAGATTAACCTTTTTTCGCGACAAACAAACATTGATGATTTATGGACATTGCATTTTTTGGATTCGCTTTTAATTTTAGATACGCCTGCCGATTTGGACAAAAAAATCATTTGCGATATAGGTACGGGCGGCGGGCTTCCTGCAATACCGCTTGCAATAATTTACCCGCAATCGCAGATTTTTATGCTCGACAGCAAAAAAAAGAAACTTTCGGCAATCGAGAATATCTGCGCTGAGCTCGGACTTTCAAACTGCAAAACAATTCACACAAGAATAGAGGAAGCGCCCCTTTATTTTGAAAAACATTTTGATATAATAACCAGCCGCGCGCTAAAAATATTGCCCGAATTTGTGCCGCCGATGAGAAAAACAATGAAAAACGGCGCAAAAATATACCTTTACAAGAGCGCAATTTTGGACGATTGCGAGCAATTTGCGGACAAAAAACAGTATGATGTCAGCCGCGAATATTTAGGAAAAAGAGTAATTGTTGAAATAAATTGA
- a CDS encoding UDP-2,3-diacylglucosamine diphosphatase codes for MGIKFFISDLHFGAGGKGEKSAESVFENFCNALPSDGELCILGDFFDYWIEYSSVVPAEFTNIYSILLDARKRGVKINFVRGNHDFFKGNFLKTLGIEVFDRHFSFKQNKKKVFCTHGDDIKSGILRFLLSSALRNTFFQFLYKLLPPFFAIRFMKMMSELSRKKNVGNVNTPSRKEKYRRAAFRFIDKKHSSVLVAGHSHICDLAESGKKIYANCGIWSERQTYVEINEKNVFLKEFCGGDLRKDVILEEKEI; via the coding sequence ATGGGAATAAAATTTTTTATTTCCGACCTCCATTTTGGCGCGGGGGGCAAAGGCGAAAAAAGCGCTGAATCTGTTTTTGAAAACTTTTGCAACGCTCTGCCGAGCGACGGCGAACTCTGTATTTTAGGGGACTTTTTTGATTACTGGATAGAATATTCTTCGGTTGTCCCCGCAGAATTTACAAATATTTACTCGATTTTGTTGGATGCCCGAAAGCGCGGAGTCAAAATTAACTTTGTTCGGGGAAATCACGATTTTTTCAAAGGCAATTTTTTGAAAACCTTGGGAATAGAGGTTTTCGACAGGCATTTTAGCTTTAAGCAAAACAAAAAAAAGGTTTTCTGCACCCACGGCGATGATATTAAGAGCGGCATTTTGCGATTTTTGCTGAGTTCTGCTTTGCGAAATACGTTTTTTCAATTTTTATATAAACTTTTGCCGCCGTTTTTTGCAATTCGATTTATGAAAATGATGAGTGAATTGAGCCGAAAGAAGAATGTCGGCAACGTAAATACGCCGTCGCGGAAAGAAAAATACAGAAGAGCGGCATTCCGTTTTATCGATAAAAAACATTCCTCTGTTTTGGTTGCGGGGCATTCACATATCTGCGATTTGGCAGAGAGTGGCAAGAAAATTTACGCTAATTGCGGCATTTGGTCAGAAAGGCAGACATACGTCGAAATTAACGAAAAAAATGTGTTTTTGAAAGAATTTTGCGGCGGCGACCTGCGAAAAGATGTAATTTTAGAGGAAAAGGAGATTTAA
- a CDS encoding thioredoxin domain-containing protein codes for MKRSKNICVFKKAVLLGIIIAFVFKVFSAPVEIGSVEELQTILKQENKLLILEMYADWCRACRMLKPILAQALEEAEEENVQLYRINIDRHRDIAAAFGVRSIPMVFFAMNGNLVHTMLGLDEKEEYLRVIRKFSH; via the coding sequence ATGAAACGAAGTAAAAATATTTGTGTGTTTAAAAAAGCAGTATTGCTGGGAATTATAATTGCATTTGTGTTCAAGGTGTTTTCTGCGCCTGTGGAAATCGGCTCGGTCGAAGAACTCCAAACCATACTAAAGCAAGAAAACAAACTTTTGATTTTGGAAATGTACGCCGATTGGTGTCGCGCTTGCCGTATGCTTAAACCAATTCTTGCGCAAGCATTAGAAGAAGCCGAAGAAGAGAACGTACAACTTTATCGCATAAATATAGACAGACACAGAGACATTGCGGCGGCGTTCGGAGTAAGAAGCATTCCTATGGTGTTTTTTGCAATGAACGGCAATTTGGTTCACACGATGCTTGGTCTTGACGAAAAAGAAGAATATTTGAGGGTAATTCGTAAATTCAGTCATTAA